A stretch of DNA from Desulfofalx alkaliphila DSM 12257:
ATTAAAGGAAAAGCAGCTACAAGAACACCTGGACTACACCCGCATGCTGGAAACCAAGATAATAGATGAGCTGGGCACCGGTATGTATTACCGCAAACATCACACCAACCGGTGATGTCTTATGGCCATTACTACAGAAGGGAGGTGAATTTAAGGTGATAGCGACGGTGGGAAATTTATTAAAGCAGGATTTGGTAAAAACAAATTCCCAAACATTATCTTCCCAATCTTCCGAAGAAAACCGGGACTTTTTGGCGGCACTGTTTGATGTTTTGAACTCCGGCCACCAAGGGGACCCTTTAGGAAGCCTGCCCCTTCAGCCGGCTGATATTTCAGAGGACAAGCCAGAAGATGATTTAGAAGGTGCTCCGGGCTATAATTTAGGAGACAAATTAGGTGTTAATCCGAAAGACGGCTTAGAAGAAAAAGGCTTAGATGCCGGAGAAATAAAGGAAGAAGAAGCCAATAACTTACCTTCCCCCCTGCAGCACCCGGTACAGGAATCCAATATGGTACAGAAATCCAATGAGCACGACTTTACCAACCGGCTGCAGAATAAATCTGACTGGCACTGGGCAAGGTTTTTAACGGCGGTGCCCAATCAAGTTAAGGACTTGCCGGCGGGGGACAGGCCCCAAAATCTTGAACAGGCGCTGCCGGACTTAGAAAGGCTGCCGACGGCGGTGAAAAATGAAAACAGTGGCGGGGAGCTTTCCCAGGTTAAACAAGGTCAAGGTTTCTTTAAGGAAGAGGGCCTAATGCTGCAAAGCCAGGCCGACCCCAGTCACCAGAAGGTGTTAAGGCCGGTAGCCGGGCAGCAGGAAAAGGGTGAATTACTTGATAAGCCGGCAACGGTCAGCCAGCAATTGAGCAAGGGCTTTGGCCAAAGGCCGGTGGAAAATGCTGCCGGCACACAGTTTAAGGAAGCAAATATGCCTGCCAACAATCAAGGGGCCCAGCAAAATATCAAGGTAGAGGGCCCGGAGGGGCAAAACTTTTCCAATCTAGTGCAAAACCCGACCACAGGCGGCCCGGCAAAGGCGGGTAGCCCATTAAATTTAGAAAATATGACATCACGCTTGCTGGAAATTGTGAAAGAAATGTACACCAGGCAGCAGCCCAGCGGCACAACGGTGCGTTTGAAGCTGGAGCCCCAGCATCTGGGCGAGGTGACGGTGCGCCTTACCTACAGCAGGGGTGAGATCAACGCCCAGTTTTATGCCACCACTGCCCACGGCAAAGAAGCGCTGGAAAATGCACTGCCCCAGTTAAGGGAAACCCTTTTTAGCCAGCAGGTTAAGCTCAACGAAGCCAATGTCTTTTACGGTCAAGCGGACAGCTGGGCCGGTAAACAGGGCCGGTATGGCGGCAGGGGGGCACAGCCGGGCAAGGGCTATGGGTTCGCAGCCTCTGAAAAAATAGGGGCAGTGGATGTGAACCATAATCAAAGCATAGACGACGGCTTGAATTTACTAATTTAACTGAGAAGAGAAGGGAGGCGTGCCGGTGGAAGTAAAGGCAACCAATTCAGACCTCTATTGGAAGGATAAACCCAGGGAACCCAAACAAATACTGGATAAGGATGCCTTCTTGCTGATTATGATTGAGCAGCTTAAAAACCAGGATCCCACGTCACCAATGGATTCTGATAAATTTATCAGCCAAATGGCCCAGTTTACCACCCTGGAGCAGATGACTAACCTTAACTCACAGTTTGCCGACATGGGCGAGAAGATTGCTGACATGGGTGCCCACCTGGCTTCACTGGCCCATATGCAGCAGTTAAACCAGGGTTCGCTCTTAATTGGCTATCAGGTATCCCTGATGGATGGGGGTAATGAGGTAAGGGGTATAGTGGAAAAGGCTTTAATGTCAGATCAGGGCGTGCAAGTGGTGATAGCCGGAAGGGCCTATGACATAAATAAAATAAGGTCAGTGGAGGCCCCAATCTGGGAGCCGGAGCAGGGGGGAGAAGAAGAGGGTGAGTAAAATTAATTGGCTTGCCCAACCGCAGCCCATAAAACCATCACCGCAAAATCAACCCCGAAAAACTGCAAAGGCACCGGTAATGGGACGCCCCTTTGCTGAAATACTGCAGGCTGAGACTAACAGGCAGCAGGCGGTAAAATTGTCGGCCCATGCCGAAAGGAGATTGCTGGAGCGCAATATAATACTGGGTGCCGAAGATATGGCAAAAATAAACAGGGCCGTGAAGCAGGCCGAAAACAAAGGCGCCAAGGAATCCCTCTTAATTTACGGGGATTTAGCCTTGATAACCAGCGTGAAAAATAAAACGGTGGTGACGGCCATGGACGGCCAAAGCCTAAAGGACCATGTTTTTACCAACATTGACAGTGCAGTAATAATAAAATAAGAAATAAGCGGCCGGCCCGAAAGGAGGCTGCTAAACCGCCGACCGACTGAAGCGGTTTACTAAAAGGAGGGCAAATAAGAATATGCTGCGTTCATTGTATTCAGGTGTTGCCGGCCTAGGGGCACACCGCACCAGAATGGATGTTATTGGCAACAACATTGCCAACGTTAATACCACCGCCTTTAAAAACTCCAGGG
This window harbors:
- a CDS encoding flagellar hook-length control protein FliK, which gives rise to MIATVGNLLKQDLVKTNSQTLSSQSSEENRDFLAALFDVLNSGHQGDPLGSLPLQPADISEDKPEDDLEGAPGYNLGDKLGVNPKDGLEEKGLDAGEIKEEEANNLPSPLQHPVQESNMVQKSNEHDFTNRLQNKSDWHWARFLTAVPNQVKDLPAGDRPQNLEQALPDLERLPTAVKNENSGGELSQVKQGQGFFKEEGLMLQSQADPSHQKVLRPVAGQQEKGELLDKPATVSQQLSKGFGQRPVENAAGTQFKEANMPANNQGAQQNIKVEGPEGQNFSNLVQNPTTGGPAKAGSPLNLENMTSRLLEIVKEMYTRQQPSGTTVRLKLEPQHLGEVTVRLTYSRGEINAQFYATTAHGKEALENALPQLRETLFSQQVKLNEANVFYGQADSWAGKQGRYGGRGAQPGKGYGFAASEKIGAVDVNHNQSIDDGLNLLI
- a CDS encoding flagellar hook capping FlgD N-terminal domain-containing protein, encoding MEVKATNSDLYWKDKPREPKQILDKDAFLLIMIEQLKNQDPTSPMDSDKFISQMAQFTTLEQMTNLNSQFADMGEKIADMGAHLASLAHMQQLNQGSLLIGYQVSLMDGGNEVRGIVEKALMSDQGVQVVIAGRAYDINKIRSVEAPIWEPEQGGEEEGE
- a CDS encoding TIGR02530 family flagellar biosynthesis protein; its protein translation is MSKINWLAQPQPIKPSPQNQPRKTAKAPVMGRPFAEILQAETNRQQAVKLSAHAERRLLERNIILGAEDMAKINRAVKQAENKGAKESLLIYGDLALITSVKNKTVVTAMDGQSLKDHVFTNIDSAVIIK